In Crinalium epipsammum PCC 9333, the following are encoded in one genomic region:
- the aroB gene encoding 3-dehydroquinate synthase: MQSVIRVELPEQSYDIAIASGSLDQLGEQCSGLSLGKKVLVVSNPVVFKHYGGIAIASLKSAGFDVYTCILPAGERYKTLNSIQKIYDVALEHRLERSSTMVALGGGVIGDMTGFAAATWLRGINFVQVPTTLLAMVDASVGGKTGVNHPQGKNLIGAFYQPRLVLIDPEILKTLPVREFRAGMAEVIKYGVIWDAGLFSQMEESKRLDQMRYLNEGLLTEILNKSCQAKADVVSKDEKEAGLRAILNYGHTIGHAVESLTGYRIVNHGEAVGIGMVAAGEIAVHLQLWDQESTQRQDALIKKAGLPTRLPAGLDLDAIADVLQTDKKVKAGKVRFILPTQIGVVTITDEVPADVIRQVLHQMQAA; this comes from the coding sequence ATGCAATCTGTTATTCGTGTGGAGTTACCGGAGCAATCTTATGATATTGCGATCGCATCTGGTAGTTTAGATCAGCTAGGTGAACAATGTAGCGGTTTGAGTCTGGGTAAGAAAGTTTTGGTTGTTTCTAACCCAGTCGTTTTCAAGCATTATGGAGGCATTGCGATCGCATCCCTCAAATCAGCAGGGTTTGATGTGTATACTTGTATTCTCCCTGCGGGTGAACGCTACAAAACCCTAAATTCTATCCAAAAAATCTATGATGTTGCCTTAGAACATCGTTTAGAACGCTCTTCCACAATGGTAGCTTTGGGCGGTGGCGTAATTGGTGATATGACGGGGTTTGCTGCTGCTACTTGGTTGCGGGGGATTAATTTTGTGCAAGTTCCCACAACCTTATTAGCAATGGTGGATGCTTCCGTTGGGGGGAAAACTGGGGTAAATCATCCCCAAGGGAAAAATTTAATCGGCGCATTCTATCAACCTAGATTAGTTTTAATTGACCCCGAAATTTTAAAAACCTTACCTGTGCGCGAATTTCGTGCTGGGATGGCGGAGGTAATTAAATATGGGGTGATTTGGGATGCAGGATTATTCTCCCAGATGGAAGAAAGTAAGCGTTTGGATCAAATGCGCTATCTAAATGAGGGATTATTGACAGAAATTTTGAATAAATCTTGTCAAGCTAAAGCTGATGTGGTGAGTAAGGATGAAAAAGAAGCTGGATTACGTGCCATCCTCAATTATGGTCACACGATTGGTCATGCTGTGGAAAGTTTGACTGGTTATCGCATAGTTAATCATGGAGAAGCGGTGGGTATTGGGATGGTAGCAGCAGGTGAGATTGCTGTGCATCTTCAGTTATGGGATCAAGAATCTACTCAGCGTCAGGATGCTTTGATTAAGAAAGCAGGTTTACCGACGCGCTTACCCGCAGGGTTAGATCTTGATGCGATCGCAGATGTCTTGCAAACTGATAAAAAGGTGAAAGCTGGTAAGGTGCGATTTATTTTACCTACTCAGATTGGAGTAGTAACTATTACTGATGAAGTACCCGCAGATGTAATTCGTCAGGTATTGCACCAGATGCAAGCAGCTTAA
- the petL gene encoding cytochrome b6-f complex subunit PetL, protein MSGVIAYFLILGTAFVTAVGLYFGLRAVKLI, encoded by the coding sequence ATGTCTGGAGTTATTGCTTACTTTTTGATTTTGGGTACTGCATTTGTTACTGCTGTTGGGCTATATTTCGGTTTAAGAGCCGTTAAATTAATCTAA
- a CDS encoding MlaE family lipid ABC transporter permease subunit: MPKFQPDKGVDKRWNIGFFLAILLGGQVIVRLLKGKMPKKRDLLEQMATVGVDSLISVLLIAFFAGMIFTIQTARELVKFQAINALGGAFALAFCRELAPVLTASIIAGQVGSAYAAEIGEMQVTDQIDALYMLKTNPIDYLVMPRVFACCLMLPILTIIALVTGIAGGVCVAVYFYNMPPGVFLNSVRNFLELRDLLSIAVKSLVFGAMVALIGCGWGLTTIGGAKGVSRATTSTVVNCWVSIFVVDFFLSLAIFQKVG; this comes from the coding sequence ATGCCCAAATTTCAACCGGATAAGGGCGTTGACAAGCGCTGGAATATTGGTTTTTTCTTGGCGATTTTACTAGGCGGACAAGTAATAGTACGCTTGCTCAAAGGTAAAATGCCCAAGAAACGTGACCTTTTAGAGCAGATGGCAACAGTTGGCGTAGATTCGTTAATTTCGGTTTTATTAATTGCCTTTTTTGCAGGGATGATTTTTACGATTCAGACGGCGCGAGAATTAGTCAAATTTCAAGCGATTAATGCTTTAGGAGGAGCATTTGCCCTAGCTTTTTGTCGTGAACTAGCTCCAGTTTTAACAGCAAGTATTATTGCTGGACAAGTGGGTTCTGCTTATGCAGCAGAAATAGGTGAAATGCAGGTGACAGACCAAATTGATGCTCTGTATATGCTGAAAACTAACCCAATTGACTATCTGGTGATGCCTCGTGTTTTTGCCTGCTGCTTAATGTTACCAATATTAACTATTATTGCTTTAGTTACAGGTATAGCAGGTGGTGTGTGTGTCGCTGTTTATTTTTACAATATGCCTCCAGGCGTGTTCTTAAATTCTGTACGGAATTTTTTAGAATTACGGGATTTGTTGAGTATTGCAGTTAAAAGTTTGGTATTTGGGGCAATGGTAGCCTTAATTGGCTGTGGGTGGGGGCTGACAACTATAGGCGGTGCGAAAGGAGTTAGCCGCGCCACAACATCAACGGTTGTGAATTGCTGGGTATCTATATTTGTAGTTGATTTTTTCCTGAGTTTGGCGATATTTCAAAAAGTAGGCTAA
- a CDS encoding carbon-nitrogen hydrolase family protein, with amino-acid sequence MKSYLAAAIQMTSQPDLEKNLVQAEELIDLAVRQGAELVGLPENFPFLGLEEDKIAQAEAIAQASEKFLKTMAQRYQVTILGGGFPVPVGDGKVYNTALLIDHNGKELARYEKVHLFDVNVPDGNTYRESNTVMAGLKLPPVYHSQTLGTVGLSVCYDVRFPELYRHLAHQGADIMFVPAAFTAYTGKDHWQVLLQARAIENTCYVIAPAQTGRHYATRQTHGHAMIIDPWGTILADAGDQPGIAIAEINPTRLEQVRRQMPSLQHRVFV; translated from the coding sequence ATGAAATCCTATCTTGCTGCCGCTATTCAAATGACCAGTCAGCCTGACCTAGAGAAAAATTTGGTTCAGGCAGAAGAATTAATTGACCTTGCCGTGCGTCAGGGTGCGGAGTTGGTAGGTCTTCCAGAAAACTTTCCGTTTTTAGGACTAGAGGAAGATAAAATTGCACAAGCTGAAGCGATCGCACAAGCAAGTGAAAAATTCCTCAAAACAATGGCTCAACGCTATCAAGTTACTATCTTGGGTGGCGGTTTTCCAGTACCAGTAGGCGACGGCAAAGTTTACAATACTGCCTTACTGATCGATCACAACGGCAAAGAACTTGCACGTTACGAAAAGGTACATTTATTTGATGTCAACGTACCCGACGGTAACACCTATCGAGAATCTAATACTGTAATGGCTGGTTTGAAGCTACCGCCAGTTTATCACTCGCAAACGCTAGGTACAGTAGGGTTATCTGTTTGCTATGATGTCCGCTTCCCTGAACTTTATCGGCATCTAGCACATCAAGGCGCTGACATTATGTTTGTGCCTGCGGCATTTACGGCTTATACAGGTAAAGATCACTGGCAAGTTTTACTGCAAGCTAGGGCTATTGAGAATACTTGCTATGTAATAGCGCCTGCACAAACAGGGAGACACTATGCGACGCGCCAAACTCACGGTCATGCGATGATTATTGATCCTTGGGGGACAATTTTAGCTGATGCTGGCGATCAACCAGGAATTGCGATCGCAGAAATTAATCCTACCCGTTTAGAACAAGTACGTCGCCAAATGCCTTCTTTGCAACATCGGGTTTTTGTTTGA
- a CDS encoding lysozyme inhibitor LprI family protein gives MFKKSIATTILLATGFLSVPASLILAAPPEIIAQRINCNNPRSTVEEKYCAGIAYEAVDKKLNQVYQQLKSKLTGTEKQRLVESQLAWIKYRDTTCDFETYSSRNGTGYGVFLNECLQRITQERTNDLRQYISGR, from the coding sequence ATGTTCAAAAAATCAATTGCAACAACCATCTTATTAGCCACTGGATTCTTATCAGTACCAGCATCACTAATCTTAGCGGCACCGCCTGAAATAATTGCTCAACGTATTAACTGTAATAATCCTCGTAGTACTGTAGAAGAAAAATACTGCGCTGGTATAGCTTATGAAGCAGTAGACAAAAAACTTAATCAAGTTTATCAACAACTAAAATCTAAACTAACAGGAACAGAAAAACAGCGTCTAGTTGAATCTCAATTAGCCTGGATAAAATATCGCGATACAACTTGCGATTTTGAAACTTATTCTTCAAGAAACGGTACAGGCTATGGAGTATTTTTAAATGAATGCTTGCAACGTATCACCCAAGAGCGCACGAATGATTTACGGCAATATATTTCTGGAAGATAA
- a CDS encoding DUF3370 domain-containing protein encodes MFLPKKRLYSLLPLFLIFPLAQTTPMPTPAPVQQEVVQPGEVRALPGKLDNVLVFNSNSPELVQKEGILLSTFPAVGKSVPTAHLNFPVTGRFDIFAHHIAKATSPDDLRTLYLGVILHNPNSKPVTVDVLQAASYLSQPDAPFIELPSYVENPLGTVYSGPGSRVMDDVLRGKRQADIPSKLIIPPGTSQLLMNHPIPVKTLTPPLNGRSALIRLRSDRSVYIASLGMYARQNPDGSERAPNLQEWQGLLDNGDLASPRDRAPTPPQQTTGSMIYGRVAGVALGSQWQAQLTDNSKSKVLTIPQPGQAFSYALSTIPRGSLGTNQIQSAPILARYPDTAYLAHGNYGIQYSLSLPLANNTSKSQTVTLAIQTPLKQDKLKDGLVFLQPPASQTFFRGTVQVSYRDNRGLLSKRYVHLVQKRGQQGEPLVKLDLSAGDRKLVQVDFLYPPDASPPQVLTVKTINN; translated from the coding sequence ATGTTCTTGCCTAAAAAAAGACTTTATTCTCTCCTGCCATTATTTCTGATTTTCCCTCTTGCTCAAACAACGCCAATGCCGACACCTGCACCAGTACAACAAGAGGTAGTTCAACCAGGTGAAGTACGTGCATTACCAGGGAAACTAGATAATGTACTCGTATTTAATAGCAATAGTCCAGAATTAGTTCAAAAAGAAGGCATTTTACTATCTACGTTTCCTGCTGTTGGTAAAAGTGTGCCAACTGCTCATCTAAATTTTCCAGTAACGGGAAGATTTGATATATTTGCCCATCACATTGCTAAAGCTACATCCCCAGATGATTTGCGGACGTTGTATCTGGGAGTCATCTTGCATAATCCTAACTCGAAGCCCGTAACGGTGGATGTATTACAGGCAGCAAGTTATCTCAGTCAACCAGATGCGCCATTTATAGAGTTACCTTCTTATGTAGAAAATCCTTTAGGAACAGTATATTCGGGACCTGGTAGCAGGGTAATGGATGATGTTTTACGGGGAAAAAGGCAAGCTGATATTCCTAGTAAATTAATTATTCCGCCTGGTACAAGTCAGCTATTGATGAATCATCCAATACCTGTAAAGACGCTGACACCGCCGTTAAATGGTCGTTCTGCATTAATTAGGTTGCGTAGCGATCGCTCAGTGTATATTGCTAGTTTAGGAATGTATGCACGTCAAAATCCTGACGGCAGTGAAAGAGCGCCAAATTTGCAGGAATGGCAGGGATTACTAGATAATGGTGATTTAGCTTCCCCACGCGATCGCGCTCCTACGCCTCCACAACAAACAACTGGTTCAATGATTTATGGGCGGGTTGCAGGTGTAGCTTTGGGTTCTCAGTGGCAAGCACAACTAACGGATAATTCTAAAAGCAAGGTTCTCACCATTCCTCAACCTGGTCAAGCTTTTTCTTATGCTCTGAGTACTATTCCGCGCGGAAGTTTGGGAACTAATCAAATTCAAAGCGCCCCCATACTAGCGCGTTACCCTGATACTGCTTACCTTGCTCATGGTAATTATGGCATTCAGTACAGCTTAAGTTTACCTTTAGCTAACAATACAAGTAAGTCTCAAACTGTAACTTTAGCTATCCAGACACCTTTGAAGCAAGACAAATTAAAAGATGGACTGGTTTTCTTACAACCTCCTGCATCCCAAACTTTCTTTCGCGGTACTGTGCAGGTAAGCTATCGAGATAATCGGGGTTTGCTTTCTAAGCGTTATGTACATTTAGTACAAAAACGGGGTCAACAGGGTGAACCATTAGTTAAATTGGATCTATCAGCAGGCGATCGCAAATTGGTGCAAGTTGACTTTCTTTATCCTCCTGATGCCAGTCCACCGCAGGTATTAACTGTTAAAACAATTAACAATTAA
- the hisH gene encoding imidazole glycerol phosphate synthase subunit HisH, whose product MSVIAVVDYGMGNLHSVCKGLEKAGTTPKVTNSAKEIAQADAVVLPGVGSFDPAVKQLRSHDLVEPIKDAIASGKPFLGICLGLQILFDSSEEGIEPGLGIIAGTVRKFKSEPDLTIPHMGWNQLQITQQTSVWDQLSDQPWVYFVHSYYVDPSDRAVTAANVTHGSQTVTAAIRRDNLTAVQFHPEKSSTTGLQILSNFVQQTLTINN is encoded by the coding sequence ATGTCAGTAATCGCAGTTGTAGACTACGGCATGGGCAATCTCCACTCTGTTTGTAAAGGGTTAGAGAAAGCTGGAACAACCCCGAAAGTAACCAATTCTGCCAAGGAAATAGCACAGGCGGATGCGGTGGTGTTACCAGGAGTGGGTTCATTTGATCCAGCAGTAAAACAACTGCGATCGCATGATTTAGTAGAACCGATCAAAGATGCGATCGCATCTGGTAAACCATTTTTAGGCATTTGTCTGGGGCTGCAAATTCTCTTTGATAGCAGTGAGGAAGGCATTGAACCAGGATTAGGAATTATTGCGGGTACTGTGCGAAAGTTTAAATCAGAGCCAGATTTAACCATTCCCCACATGGGTTGGAATCAACTTCAGATTACTCAGCAAACGTCTGTGTGGGATCAGTTATCAGACCAACCTTGGGTTTATTTTGTTCACTCATACTACGTCGATCCGAGCGATCGCGCTGTGACAGCAGCAAATGTTACACACGGAAGTCAAACTGTAACAGCAGCCATCCGCCGTGACAATTTAACGGCTGTGCAGTTTCACCCAGAAAAATCTTCTACCACTGGCTTACAAATATTATCTAATTTCGTCCAGCAAACCTTAACAATTAACAATTAA
- the rsmD gene encoding 16S rRNA (guanine(966)-N(2))-methyltransferase RsmD: MSLRIYGNRQLKTLPGLETRPTPGRVREAIFNIWQGKIDGCRWLDLCTGSGSMGAEALCRGASLVVGIEQSKSACSIIQENWQKVAREEQKFQVLRGDVVQRLKTLAGQEFDHIYFDPPYASNLYQPVLEAIAGYQLLASTGELAVEHSPNKWQVEPVPHLEIDREKVYGNTAVTFYIPSLLPRLYCI, translated from the coding sequence ATGAGTCTGAGAATTTACGGAAATCGTCAACTTAAAACTTTACCAGGACTAGAGACTCGACCAACTCCAGGCAGAGTGCGGGAGGCTATTTTTAATATTTGGCAAGGGAAAATTGATGGCTGTCGCTGGCTGGATTTATGTACTGGTAGCGGTTCAATGGGTGCAGAAGCTTTATGCCGTGGCGCTAGTTTGGTAGTTGGTATTGAACAATCAAAAAGCGCCTGTAGCATTATTCAGGAGAATTGGCAAAAAGTAGCCCGTGAGGAGCAAAAATTTCAAGTATTGCGGGGGGATGTAGTGCAGCGATTAAAAACCCTTGCGGGTCAAGAATTTGACCATATCTACTTTGATCCCCCTTACGCAAGCAACTTGTATCAACCAGTATTGGAAGCGATCGCAGGATATCAACTTCTCGCTTCCACTGGTGAATTAGCAGTAGAACACAGCCCCAATAAATGGCAGGTTGAACCTGTTCCCCATCTAGAAATTGACCGCGAAAAAGTTTACGGCAATACGGCTGTAACCTTCTATATACCCAGTTTATTACCGCGCTTATACTGCATATAA
- the petG gene encoding cytochrome b6-f complex subunit V, whose amino-acid sequence MVEPLLSGMVLGLSFITLAGLFVAAYMQYKRGNKLGI is encoded by the coding sequence GTGGTAGAACCTCTGCTTTCAGGTATGGTGCTAGGCTTAAGTTTCATCACCCTTGCTGGCTTGTTTGTCGCAGCTTATATGCAGTATAAGCGCGGTAATAAACTGGGTATATAG
- a CDS encoding c-type cytochrome, which yields MDNQLPKPETLMQRISLIVLVVLLAILTSVLGVHLLRVPDPYINGVLSLSGDPVLGHAIFQMNCAGCHGLQAQGRVGPSLDHISKRKSRVHLIEQVISGKTPPMPQFQPSLQEMADLLSYLEKL from the coding sequence TTGGATAACCAGCTACCCAAACCAGAAACCCTCATGCAGCGCATCAGCTTGATCGTGCTGGTGGTTCTGCTGGCAATCCTGACAAGCGTTTTGGGCGTTCACCTGCTTCGCGTTCCAGATCCTTATATCAACGGTGTGTTGTCTCTTAGTGGCGATCCAGTACTAGGACACGCCATCTTTCAAATGAATTGCGCTGGATGTCACGGATTGCAAGCTCAAGGTCGAGTGGGACCAAGTTTAGATCATATCTCTAAGCGCAAGTCTCGCGTTCATCTGATTGAGCAAGTAATCAGTGGCAAAACTCCTCCGATGCCACAGTTTCAGCCTAGTCTCCAGGAAATGGCAGATTTACTCAGTTATTTGGAAAAATTGTAA
- a CDS encoding ABC transporter ATP-binding protein, with the protein MKQRSSYWQLLPYLRPQRRTIAQALACTLGFTVFWPIIAWLAGRVAGYIGQGDVNAITQIAGVAAVVFILRGTVQFGQDALMAKAALAIALDLRKSVYAHLQKLSLGYFEAAKTGDLSYRLTEDIDRIGEVVNKVFHQFIPSVLQLIVVLGYMVYVNWQLTLAAFIIAPLMAILIGWFGEQLRKFSRRSQNLVSDLASLLTELFSGIRLVQAFAAEDYALAQFSQEAERNRQAKYNAERLKAIQFPVVGFLEAMSVLLLFLMGGWQISQGNLTGSGFVSYGAAVALLIDPIGLVTSNYNEFKQGEASVDRIFELLAIQPTVVEKTDAIALPQVRAKVEFCNVTFAYSSRANANILSEDIDNHPTSDLPVLQKLNLLAMPGEMIALVGASGAGKTTLVNLLPRFYDPQSGEILIDGINIKDVTIRSLRRQIGIVPQETILFSGTIAQNIAFGQSEFDIEAVQAAAKIANADQFITQLTQGYYTWVGERGVNLSGGQKQRIAIARAVLLNPRILILDEATSALDSESEALVQEALERIMQDRTVFIIAHRLATVRRADRILVLEKGQIVESGTHEELLDQAGRYARFYAQQFQQ; encoded by the coding sequence TTGAAACAACGCTCTAGTTATTGGCAATTGCTGCCTTATCTTCGCCCACAGAGGCGAACAATTGCTCAAGCATTAGCTTGTACTTTAGGATTTACGGTGTTTTGGCCAATCATCGCGTGGTTGGCGGGTCGAGTTGCGGGTTATATTGGGCAGGGAGATGTGAATGCGATCACTCAAATTGCCGGAGTTGCTGCGGTAGTTTTTATTTTGCGTGGCACTGTGCAGTTTGGTCAAGATGCTTTAATGGCAAAAGCTGCTTTAGCGATCGCACTCGATCTGCGGAAAAGTGTTTATGCACACTTGCAAAAATTAAGTTTAGGCTATTTTGAAGCTGCTAAAACTGGTGATTTATCTTACCGCCTCACTGAAGATATTGATCGCATTGGTGAAGTAGTCAACAAAGTATTTCATCAATTTATTCCTAGTGTTTTGCAGTTAATTGTAGTCTTAGGCTACATGGTTTATGTTAACTGGCAGTTAACATTAGCCGCTTTTATAATTGCGCCATTAATGGCTATATTAATTGGTTGGTTTGGGGAACAATTACGCAAGTTTTCTCGCCGCAGCCAAAATCTTGTTTCTGATTTAGCATCATTGCTAACTGAGTTATTTAGTGGTATTCGCTTAGTACAAGCTTTTGCTGCTGAAGATTACGCTTTAGCGCAGTTTAGCCAAGAAGCAGAACGTAACCGCCAAGCAAAGTATAACGCTGAACGACTCAAAGCAATTCAATTTCCGGTTGTTGGCTTTTTAGAAGCCATGAGTGTGCTGTTGTTATTTTTAATGGGTGGCTGGCAAATTTCTCAAGGTAACTTAACAGGTAGCGGTTTTGTTAGTTATGGTGCAGCAGTTGCATTATTAATTGATCCAATTGGGTTAGTAACGAGTAACTATAACGAATTTAAACAAGGTGAAGCATCTGTAGATCGAATATTTGAACTATTGGCAATTCAGCCAACTGTAGTAGAAAAAACTGATGCGATCGCACTTCCGCAAGTTAGAGCTAAAGTAGAATTCTGCAACGTTACCTTTGCTTACTCTTCCAGAGCAAATGCCAACATTTTAAGTGAAGATATAGATAATCATCCCACATCTGATCTACCTGTGCTGCAAAAATTAAATTTGTTAGCTATGCCAGGAGAAATGATTGCTTTAGTAGGCGCGTCTGGTGCTGGTAAAACTACCTTAGTAAATTTATTACCACGCTTTTACGATCCTCAATCAGGGGAAATTTTAATTGATGGCATTAATATCAAGGATGTCACAATCCGCAGTCTAAGAAGACAAATTGGGATAGTTCCCCAAGAAACTATATTATTTTCTGGAACTATTGCTCAAAATATTGCTTTTGGTCAAAGTGAGTTTGATATCGAAGCAGTACAAGCAGCAGCGAAGATTGCTAACGCTGATCAATTTATTACTCAACTTACACAGGGATATTATACCTGGGTAGGAGAAAGAGGTGTAAATTTATCTGGGGGACAAAAACAGCGAATTGCGATCGCGCGTGCTGTATTACTTAATCCGAGAATTTTAATTCTTGATGAAGCTACATCAGCTTTAGATTCAGAATCAGAAGCATTAGTGCAAGAAGCACTAGAGCGCATTATGCAAGACCGCACTGTGTTTATTATTGCCCATAGGCTTGCCACAGTGCGTCGTGCTGACAGAATTTTAGTATTAGAAAAAGGTCAAATTGTAGAATCAGGAACCCACGAGGAACTATTAGATCAAGCAGGTCGTTATGCCAGATTTTATGCCCAACAATTTCAACAGTGA
- a CDS encoding ATP-binding response regulator produces MNQHIDSLNILTNDNNPSPQSTLVLVIDDEKMMRKQLRKALEQVGYQVTEASSAEEGLALYRSLMPDLILLDALMPGMDGFTCCKILRSFPECEYTPILMITSLEDEESVDMAFAAGASDYITKPLHWGLLRQRVRCLLNAGKAMQELRQQSERERLIRKITEGIRQSLNLEEILHTTVTGVREFLGCDRVVFYRVWSDGSGEVVSEAVVDDVFIITGREITDPCFQSSYLELYRQGRVYAIADIDQANLNPCYTEFLHQFDVKAHLVVPILQGNDFWGLLIAHHCTASRHWSSVNIELLKELALQVSIALAQANYLKTIQDNEGKLRQLLEKEKELSALKSRFVTMTSHEFRTPMSTILSSTELLEHFSHKLSEEKKSQHFQRIQSAIKNMTQLLEDVLVFGKAEAGKLELKPICFDVKQFCQELVEEMRLNSGSQYLMSFVAQSDDTNVFMDEKILYQILNNLLSNAIKYSPKGGKINFDLVCENNLAIFTIKDQGIGIPQAEQVQLFNSFYRGSNVGGIAGTGLGLAIVKKCVDLQGGVITVNSQVGVGTTFTVTIPSAPQLQTRQTISYLNDFLNKKSSNEQNNEVQTRLLG; encoded by the coding sequence GTGAACCAACATATTGATAGCCTCAACATTCTTACAAACGATAATAATCCAAGTCCACAGTCTACTTTGGTCTTGGTGATAGATGACGAGAAAATGATGCGTAAGCAATTGCGTAAAGCTCTCGAACAGGTAGGATATCAGGTTACAGAAGCTAGTAGTGCGGAGGAGGGTCTAGCTCTTTACCGTAGCCTAATGCCCGATCTTATCCTACTAGATGCCCTAATGCCAGGAATGGATGGTTTTACTTGCTGTAAGATTTTGCGTTCATTTCCAGAGTGTGAATATACGCCAATATTGATGATTACCAGTCTGGAAGATGAAGAATCGGTAGATATGGCGTTTGCAGCAGGTGCTAGTGACTATATTACTAAACCTCTACATTGGGGATTGCTACGTCAAAGGGTGCGTTGCCTGTTGAATGCTGGTAAGGCGATGCAGGAATTACGTCAGCAGAGTGAACGAGAACGACTGATTAGGAAGATTACTGAGGGGATTAGGCAGTCGTTGAATCTAGAGGAAATCCTGCACACTACTGTAACTGGAGTGCGGGAATTTCTTGGTTGTGACAGAGTGGTATTCTATCGCGTTTGGTCTGATGGTTCAGGTGAAGTAGTTTCTGAGGCAGTAGTAGATGATGTATTTATTATTACCGGAAGAGAAATTACTGACCCTTGCTTTCAATCATCTTATCTAGAACTATATCGTCAAGGGCGGGTGTATGCGATCGCGGATATTGATCAAGCAAACTTAAATCCCTGTTATACAGAATTTTTGCACCAATTTGATGTCAAGGCACATTTGGTTGTGCCAATTCTACAAGGTAATGATTTTTGGGGTCTGTTGATTGCTCATCATTGTACTGCTTCAAGGCATTGGTCAAGCGTCAATATAGAACTACTTAAAGAATTGGCATTACAAGTAAGTATTGCCCTAGCCCAAGCCAACTATTTAAAAACAATTCAAGATAACGAAGGAAAACTGCGCCAATTGCTAGAGAAAGAAAAAGAACTCAGCGCACTAAAATCGCGCTTTGTCACCATGACTTCCCATGAATTCCGCACTCCGATGAGTACTATATTATCTTCTACAGAATTACTGGAACATTTTAGTCATAAACTTTCTGAGGAGAAAAAAAGTCAACATTTCCAGCGAATTCAATCAGCTATTAAGAATATGACCCAACTTTTAGAGGATGTTCTAGTATTTGGGAAAGCAGAAGCAGGAAAATTAGAGCTTAAACCTATATGTTTTGATGTCAAGCAATTTTGTCAAGAGCTAGTAGAAGAAATGCGATTGAATTCTGGCTCTCAATATTTAATGTCTTTTGTTGCTCAAAGTGATGATACTAATGTATTCATGGATGAAAAGATTCTATATCAAATTTTAAATAATTTGTTGTCAAATGCCATTAAATACTCACCTAAAGGCGGAAAGATAAATTTTGATTTAGTTTGTGAAAATAATTTAGCTATTTTTACAATCAAAGATCAAGGTATTGGTATTCCACAAGCAGAGCAAGTACAACTATTTAATTCTTTTTATAGAGGAAGTAATGTTGGCGGAATTGCTGGTACAGGGCTGGGACTAGCAATTGTGAAAAAATGTGTGGACTTGCAGGGTGGTGTAATAACTGTAAATAGTCAGGTGGGAGTTGGCACAACGTTTACAGTTACGATACCGTCTGCCCCTCAGTTACAAACGCGACAAACGATAAGTTATCTAAATGATTTCTTAAATAAGAAGTCGAGTAATGAACAAAACAATGAAGTTCAAACAAGATTGTTAGGGTAA
- a CDS encoding secondary thiamine-phosphate synthase enzyme YjbQ has product MNQYQQFLKIQTTGKSLSKITSKIQSIVSDSGITTGLCTVFLRHTSASLIIQENADPDVLTDLENFLAKLVPEDGKSYIHDAEGADDMPAHIRTVLTHTSEQIPIANGRLLLGTWQGIYLWEHRQRGHIRELVVHISGQ; this is encoded by the coding sequence ATGAATCAATATCAACAATTTCTTAAAATACAAACTACGGGTAAATCTTTATCCAAAATTACTTCAAAAATTCAATCCATAGTTAGCGATTCTGGTATTACTACAGGACTTTGTACTGTATTTTTACGCCATACCTCAGCCAGTTTAATAATTCAAGAAAATGCTGATCCAGATGTACTCACAGATTTAGAAAACTTCTTAGCTAAACTCGTACCAGAAGATGGTAAAAGCTACATCCATGATGCTGAAGGTGCTGATGATATGCCTGCTCATATTCGCACAGTTTTGACGCATACCTCTGAGCAAATTCCTATAGCTAATGGTAGATTACTATTAGGCACATGGCAGGGAATTTATCTTTGGGAACATCGCCAGCGTGGTCATATACGTGAACTTGTCGTTCATATTAGTGGTCAATAA